Proteins encoded together in one Olsenella timonensis window:
- a CDS encoding CPBP family intramembrane glutamic endopeptidase, which yields MALIRRHVRGWAIALTVAGYLALAVVPGSGALPYLVGEAVARLVLFALVAVFVALLGGRRALAPTTVGLRRALREGRYPVLLALGLCAVEVVGLLQLVAAGEAVPVSPSWAGDLASVALLCVGVGLYEEVLFRVLLLGGLLSGRGATRNGVTTAVLVSSVAFGVAHVALVGDPGPLTLVQMLLKTAQTTCIGLVLGAVYVRTRSFVGVAALHALADFVPLSLLAVVGGLEGSLGSYVSGGEGAAAVVAGLALVAVYLVLVALYAPAAVHAWKLLETTPLPACGPFAEGWEARLDDDPALEPSRDDGRPVPPAGL from the coding sequence ATGGCGCTCATCAGGAGGCACGTGCGTGGCTGGGCGATCGCCCTGACGGTGGCGGGCTACCTCGCCCTTGCGGTGGTCCCCGGCTCGGGGGCGCTGCCCTACCTCGTCGGCGAGGCGGTGGCGCGCCTCGTCCTGTTCGCGCTCGTCGCCGTGTTCGTCGCGCTGCTCGGGGGTCGCCGGGCGCTCGCCCCGACGACCGTCGGGCTGCGCCGCGCGCTGCGCGAGGGGCGCTACCCGGTTCTTCTCGCCCTGGGGCTCTGTGCGGTCGAGGTGGTCGGGCTGCTGCAGCTCGTCGCCGCGGGCGAGGCCGTCCCCGTCTCGCCGAGCTGGGCGGGCGACCTCGCCTCCGTCGCCCTGCTCTGCGTGGGCGTGGGCCTCTACGAGGAGGTGCTCTTCAGGGTGCTCCTGCTCGGGGGGCTGCTCTCCGGGCGCGGCGCCACGCGCAACGGCGTGACCACGGCGGTGCTCGTGTCGTCGGTGGCCTTTGGCGTGGCGCACGTCGCGCTGGTGGGCGACCCCGGCCCGCTGACGCTCGTCCAGATGCTGCTCAAGACCGCGCAGACGACCTGCATCGGCCTGGTGCTCGGGGCCGTCTACGTGCGCACGCGCAGCTTTGTCGGCGTGGCGGCGCTGCACGCGCTGGCAGACTTCGTCCCCCTGTCCCTGCTCGCCGTGGTCGGCGGCCTCGAGGGCTCCCTCGGGAGCTACGTGAGCGGGGGAGAGGGCGCGGCCGCGGTGGTCGCGGGCCTTGCGCTCGTGGCGGTCTATCTCGTGCTCGTCGCGCTCTACGCGCCCGCCGCCGTGCACGCGTGGAAGCTGCTCGAGACGACGCCGCTGCCGGCCTGCGGGCCGTTCGCGGAGGGCTGGGAGGCGCGTCTCGACGACGACCCCGCCCTCGAGCCCTCCCGCGACGACGGGCGCCCGGTGCCGCCCGCCGGCCTGTGA
- a CDS encoding zinc dependent phospholipase C family protein translates to MPALITHHIFGEDILSELPAGLVEGEEELLAFLLGNQGPDPLMARFRTTPARAALCRSLARAIQSGRVTRALLALRDGVGRLPRADERVGRAFALGLLGHYALDRAVHPFVISQQRALCDFDAELAGLGREVHAVIEAELDDWILWEKRRATIEERPSATNLMRTARTERVAGALLSQVALSVYGIAVGAREYAAAVRDYEVVYRLVEPSGTLRARGAAVLERALLGTGLAAACAHSVHRSDECPAANLGRRAWAHPFTGEARADSAADLFDEARLAYPALAEAFVRGDEDRLRALVAGLDYAGRPGSDDDRGPCGGV, encoded by the coding sequence ATGCCCGCGCTCATAACGCACCACATCTTTGGCGAGGACATCCTCTCCGAGCTGCCCGCCGGCCTGGTGGAGGGCGAGGAGGAGCTGCTCGCGTTCCTGCTCGGCAACCAGGGGCCCGATCCGCTCATGGCGCGCTTCCGGACGACGCCCGCGCGCGCCGCGCTCTGCCGCTCCCTCGCGCGCGCGATCCAGTCCGGCCGTGTCACGCGGGCGCTCCTCGCGCTGCGCGACGGCGTCGGCCGCCTGCCCCGCGCCGACGAGCGCGTCGGGCGCGCGTTTGCCCTGGGGCTCCTCGGGCACTACGCGCTCGACCGGGCCGTCCACCCGTTCGTCATCTCCCAGCAGCGGGCCCTCTGCGACTTTGACGCCGAGCTGGCCGGCCTCGGCCGCGAGGTCCACGCCGTCATCGAGGCGGAGCTCGACGACTGGATCCTCTGGGAGAAGCGCCGCGCCACCATCGAGGAGCGCCCCTCGGCGACCAACCTCATGCGCACCGCGCGCACGGAGCGCGTGGCGGGCGCACTGCTCTCGCAGGTCGCGCTCTCCGTCTACGGCATCGCCGTCGGCGCCCGCGAGTACGCCGCCGCCGTCCGCGACTACGAGGTCGTCTACCGCCTGGTCGAGCCGTCCGGCACGCTGCGGGCCCGCGGCGCCGCCGTGCTCGAACGGGCCCTGCTCGGGACCGGGCTCGCCGCGGCCTGCGCCCACTCCGTGCACCGCAGCGACGAGTGCCCCGCCGCCAACCTCGGTCGCCGCGCGTGGGCCCACCCCTTCACGGGCGAGGCGCGCGCCGACAGCGCCGCCGACCTCTTCGACGAGGCGCGCCTGGCCTACCCCGCGCTCGCCGAGGCCTTCGTCCGCGGCGACGAGGACCGCCTGCGCGCGCTCGTCGCCGGGCTCGACTACGCCGGCCGGCCGGGATCGGACGACGACCGCGGCCCGTGCGGGGGCGTCTAG
- the rnhA gene encoding ribonuclease HI, with amino-acid sequence MRVEAFSDGSSRGNPGPGGYGALLRYTAPDGRTHERELSRGYRRTTNNRMELMGAIAALEALRRPCEVTMTTDSQYVVNAFEKGWISGWLRRGWKTAGRQPVKNVDLWKRLIAACEPHEVTWVWVRGHAGHPENERCDELACSAADGADLADDAGFDG; translated from the coding sequence CTGCGCGTGGAGGCGTTCTCGGACGGCTCGTCACGCGGCAACCCGGGTCCGGGCGGATACGGCGCGCTGCTGCGCTACACCGCGCCCGACGGGCGCACGCACGAGCGCGAGCTCTCGCGCGGCTACCGCCGCACCACCAACAACCGCATGGAGCTCATGGGCGCGATCGCGGCGCTCGAGGCGCTACGCCGGCCCTGCGAGGTCACGATGACGACCGACTCGCAGTACGTGGTCAACGCCTTCGAGAAGGGCTGGATCTCCGGCTGGCTGCGGCGCGGCTGGAAGACCGCGGGCAGGCAGCCCGTGAAGAACGTCGACCTCTGGAAGCGCCTGATCGCCGCATGCGAGCCGCACGAGGTGACATGGGTCTGGGTCAGGGGCCACGCGGGCCACCCCGAGAACGAGCGCTGCGACGAGCTGGCGTGTTCGGCGGCGGACGGCGCCGACCTGGCGGACGACGCAGGCTTCGACGGGTAG